A region from the Colius striatus isolate bColStr4 chromosome 12, bColStr4.1.hap1, whole genome shotgun sequence genome encodes:
- the CRYGS gene encoding gamma-crystallin S — protein MTKRLSAFKPTPYKEAAWDPASGEQLLSFLPHWGACLGHTMSRAATKVTFYEDRDFLGRCYECDSDCPDFHSSLSRCNSIRVHGGTWVAYERPNFSGNMYVLSPGDYPDYQHWMGLNDRLGSCRAVHIPSGGRGHIQLFEKGDFGGQMFEATEDCPSVMEEWHLREIHSCRVLEGVWVFYEHPNYRGRQYLLPKGEYRQPVEWGAASPAVQSFRSMSR, from the exons ATGACCAAGCGGCTGTCTGCTTTCAAACCAACCCCTTATAAAGAGGCTGCCTGGGATCCTGCCtctggggagcagctgctgtCGTTCCTCCCACACTGGGGAGCCTGCCTGGGACACACAATGTCCAGAGCTGCCACCAAG GTCACCTTCTACGAGGACAGGGATTTCCTGGGCCGCTGCTACGAGTGTGACAGCGACTGCCCCGACTTCCACAGCTCCCTGAGCCGCTGCAACTCCATCCGTGTGCATGGCGGCACCTGGGTGGCCTACGAGAGGCCCAACTTCTCTGGGAACATGTATGTCCTGAGCCCTGGGGACTACCCTGACTACCAGCACTGGATGGGCCTCAACGACCGCCTCGGCTCCTGCAGAGCCGTCCACATC cCAAGTGGAGGCCGGGGCCACATCCAGCTCTTTGAGAAGGGCGATTTTGGAGGGCAGATGTTCGAAGCCACCGAGGACTGTCCTTCAGTGATGGAGGAGTGGCACTTGCGGGAGATCCACTCCTGCAGGGTGCTGGAGGGCGTCTGGGTGTTCTACGAGCATCCCAACTACCGGGGCCGGCAGTACCTGCTGCCCAAGGGCGAGTACCGGCAGCCCGTGGAGTGGGGGGCGGCCAGTCCCGCCGTCCAGTCCTTCCGCAGCATGTCCCGCtga